In Natronococcus sp. AD-5, the genomic window CGTCCAGCAGTACTTCCGACGTCGGATACGACCGCCCGCACCGCTGCAGCGGTGCGGGATTCGAAACCGCAAGGGAGCGTCTACCTACCGCTGACGACTGTCGTTCAGTATACACAAAGAGCGGACTCGGAGGGATAAGTACGCGGGTTACGTACCGAACGGTGCGGGCGAAAGGAACGATCGCACCGCGATATTCACGCGGTGTGGACTGCTGGGCCGGCGAACGTTCGGACCGGTCGTTCCGACGAAGGGCGGCCGGCGACCTTCATCCGCTCGCGCGCTCGCGCCGGGTAACCTTCTTACGGCGAGCCGACGCACACTCGCGTATGAGTACGATCTTCAGCCAGATCGTGGCGGGCGAGATTCCCGCTCGAGTCGTGTACGAAGACGAAACGACGTACGCCTTTCTCGACGCCAACCCGCTGGCGCCGGGCCACACGCTCGTGATCCCGAAAGACGAGTACGAGCGGCTGAACGACGTCCCCGACGACGTCGCGACTGATCTCTACGCGACGGTTCACCGGCTGGTCCCCGCGGTCGAAGCCGCCGTCGACGCAGACGCCTCGACCGTCGCCTTCAACAACGGCGAGGCCGCCGGTCAGGAGGTACCCCACGTTCACTGCCACATCGTGCCGCGTTTCGAGGGCGACGGCGGCGGCCCCATCCACGCCGTCGCGGGCGACCGCCCCGACCTCGCGGACGACGAACTCGACGACATCGCCGCGGACGTCGAGTCTCGAGTCTGAACCGCACCCGAGCCGCGCGAACTTTTATCGCTCGCGTCCGAGTCGCCACCTATGTCACCGTTACTCGCCGACCTCGCCGCCCGGTTGCGAGCCTGCCCCGTCGCCGCGACGATCGAACTCGGCAGCCTCCTCGTCTGCTGTCTGCTGTTCGCCGGGACGGTCGGACTGCTCGCGAGCGGGCCGCCGGCCGGCGTCGGCTGGTCGTGGCTCCTGGTCGTCGGCGTCGGCGCCTCGTTCGTCGTGTTCTGGACGGCCCTCGTTCCGCTGTACGAGCGAACGCTAGAGTAACGTTACGACGAGCAGATCGCCGTAGAGGAGGGCGATCACCAGGCCGACGAACACCGGCACGAGAAACGGCATCCCCGGCGAGATCCAGACGCGCTCCTCGGCGGCGAGCGCCTCGAGCCCGTCCCGGAGTTCGTCCGGCGTGGTTCCGTAGGCCGTCCCATCGATATCGGCGAGGAAGGCCTCGGCGCCCCAGGGATCGTCGTACTCGCGGTCCGTCTCGCTCCCGTCGGTCTCGCGCGCTGTGCGCTCGAGCGTCGTCCCGCCGTCGCCGGAGACGTCCGCGGTGACGGCGCCGTCGGTCGGCGGGTTCGGCTCGTCCGGAAGCGTCGCCGGATCGCGGAACCGGTCGGGGTGCTGGCGAACGGCGGCGAGGGTCAGCCCGCGCCAGCGGAGGTACATCCGCAGCGCGTCGAGGTCGAGTCCGCCGCGGGACCGGCCGTCGGGCGCCGAGAGCAGTTTCCCGTGTGCGGTCGGCACCCGCTCCCACGGGACGGGCCAGCCGACGAACATGACGGGCGTGAACCGACCGGCGGCCGCGTTCCGAACCGCGAGCGCGAGGGGGATCGCGACCCCGACGAGGACGGCGTTCGTCAGGACCGTGAAGGAAAACGCCCCGAGCGGCGTCGTCACCGCCGGGAGGGTCACCGAGCCGACCGCGTACCGGGGCACCGTCGGAAACAGCAACGCGAGGACGAACAGCGCTTTCGCGTCCGCGCCGCCGAAGCCGCCGAACCACCAGAAGCAGTAGGCGAGCGGAACCACGACCCCCAGACTAACCGTCGCCGGGACGAGGAACCCGTAGGTCCAGGCGTACGCGCCGGCGTTCCAGGCCGCCCAGCCGTCCCAGGCGAGCAGGACGGTCCCGAGGATCGCGAGCGGGATCCAGACCGCACTCGAGACCCGTCTGGTCTTGACGTCCCGAACGGCAACCCAGGCGAAGACGGGGAGGGCTACGAGCCGCAGGACGTCCGGTCCCGTCGCGGAAACGCCGGCGAGTGGCACATCTCACCCTCTCGAGTGCGGCAGTGTCACTGTTTCGGCTCTCGGGTCGTCGGATCGGACGCTAGCTGTGACCGTCCGCGCTACTCGAGACGCGCGCTACCGTCCGACGAGAAGATCAGATATCCCGTCGCCGGAAGAGCAGTCGACCGACGAGCAGCAAGACCGCGAAGATCGCGAGCAGGACGCCGGTGTCGACGAGGTCGTACGCGCCGTCGATGAGAATCGGCGTCGGTTCGTAGTAGTACGTCGGGCTGACGTACTGAATCCGCTCGAAATCGCTCGCGCCGCCGACCACCGACTCGACGAGGAAGAGCGCGAATACGAGTCCGATCGCGGCTCGCTCCGCGACGGCGGCCCGGTCGACGAGTACCGAGCAAACCACGCCGATCGCCGCGCAGACGAGCAGGTACGGAATCGACAGCAGGTGAACCAGCGCGAGGTGCGCCGGATCGATCGTCTCGCCGATCGCCAGCACCAGCGCGTAGGTGACGACGCCGACGACGACGTTGAGCGCGACGAGCGGGAGCAGTAACGCGGCGACCTTCTCGACGAGCAGCCGCGATCGGGAGACCGGGAACGAGAGCAACAGATCCATCCGCTCGCGCTCGACGTCGTTCGCGACGAGGCCGCCGCCCGCGTACGCGAAGTACAGCCCCAGACCGAGCAGCCACACGAAGTTGTAGATCTGCGACCCGAGGAAGCCCTCGATCGTCGCCATCGTCTCGATTCCGAACGCGTCCATCAACGCGGGCGGCATCGATTCGAGCATCTGGTCGTAGTCGACGCCTTCTAAGACGGTGAAGTACCAGGCGATGAAGGCCACGTAGAGACTCAGCGCAGCCGTCAGCACCGCCGTTCCTCGAACGCGACGGCTCGCCTCGTACCGGGCGGTCTCAAGCATCGGACGTCACCTCCCGGCCGGTCGTCTCGGGACCGTCCGCGCCGTAGTAGTGCATGAACACGCCCTCGAGCGGCGGTTCACTGATCTCCACCTCGCGGACGTCGTATGACGCGAGCTTCCGGAGCAGGGTATTGTAATCGCCGGTGTAGATGAACTGAACGCCGTCGGCGAACGTGCTCACGTCGATAACGCCGTCGAGGCTCGTCAGTCCCGAACTGGCCCCGTCGGCCGTCTGAACGCGAACGCGCTTACCGCCCCGGTCGAGCAGCGTCTCGACGTCCTCGAGGCCGACGAGCCGCCCCTCGCGGAGGATGCCGACGCGGTCGCAGATGCGGCGGACCTCGCTCAGCACGTGCGAGGAGAAGAAGATCGTCGTTCCGCGCTCGCGCTCGGCCCCGACGAACTCGTTGAACGCCTCCTGTTTGAGCGGGTCGAGTCCCGCGGTCGGCTCGTCCATGATGACGAGGTCGGGGTCGTGCATGAACGCCTGGACGATCCCGAGCATTCGCTCGTTCCCGGTCGAGTACTCCCGGATCGGTCGATCGACGGGCGGCGTGAATATCTCGAGGAGTTCGTCTCGACGACCGTCGCCCTTGATCGACGCGTGATAGTCGAGGACCCGCTCGCCGGTCACGTCCTCGTCGAATCCGAGATGGGCGGGCAAGTAACCGACCCGGCGTTTCGCCTCGAGGAGCGCGGCTTCGTCGCGAACGTCGGCGCCGAGCACCGTTGCCGTCCCCGACGTAGGCGCGAGCAGACCGAGCAGCGTCCGGATCGTCGTCGTCTTGCCGGCGCCGTTCGGCCCGAGGAAGCCGAACACCTCGCCCTCCTCGACGGTGAACGACAGGGAATCGACCCCGAGGACGCTCCCGTAGTCTTTCGTCAGATCGGCCACTTCGATGACGGCCATACCCGTATTTTGACTTCATGAATAGATATCTTTTGCGGTCATGAAGTCGTGAACGGTGACCGACTTAGTTATAGAGTTTCACCGACAAGGAGACCTATGCACGGCTTCAGCGACGAGGAGCGAGAGCGGATTCGGAAGGAACTCGTCGAGGTCGGACGGGAGAAGATCCTCGCGTACGGGCTGAAAAAGACGAACGTCGAGGACATCACCGAGCCCGTCGGGATCGCGAAGAGTTCGTTCTACCTGTTTTTCGACTCGAAGGCCGAACTCTACCTCGAGATCATGCGACGCGAGGTCGACGAGCTCACCGAGAGCCTCGAGAACGAACTCGACGGCATCGACGACCCGCGCGAGGGGTTCGAACGGTTGTGCTGGTGCTACAAGGCGTTCGTCGAAAACAACCCGCTCGTCCAACAGCTGTTCCGCGACGACAGCTATCGGATGTTTCGCGATAACGTTTCACCGGAGCGACTCGCGGAGATCGAACGGGAGGGCGTCGCCGAAGTCGTTCCGTACGTCGAATTCTTTCAAGAGCGCAGCGACGGGTTGCTCGCGGAATGCGACCCGGTGACCGTTCTGGGCGTGCTCGGAACGATCGAGCTGCTGGCCCTTCACAGGGAGGACTACGAAGAGTACGACGACGAATACTACGAGCGAGTGCAGGAACTGCTCATCACGACGCTTACTCGGGGATTGACGGTCGAACGGACCGAATAACGGGCGGCTCGTTCGGTGACGAATCGAGTCTACCCTCGGTACGGGCGCTGGAAAACACAACTAACGCCGCACGGACGAGTCTATTCGACGGACGGGTAAAATGGACCCCGAAGACGGGGCATCGTTCACGCGACTGCGGCGGTCTTCAGATGACGCGGTTCTGCAGGTAGTCGAGGTGCTTCGCGTTGTAGACGATCTTGACCTCGTCGGTCTCGGCCGACCCGATGCAGGTCAGGCGGACGTTCCTCTCCTCGACTTCCTCGTCCGAGAGGATCTGCTGCATGTCCATGTCGATCTCGCCCTCGAAGACGATCGCCGCACAGTTCGCACAGGCTCCGGCACGGCAGGAGAAGGGCCAGTCGTAGCCCTGGGCCTCGGCGGCCTCGAGGATGTACTCGCCCTCGGCGACGTCGAGGGTGCCGTAGTCCTCCTCGTCGAGGCCGGCGTCGGCGGC contains:
- a CDS encoding ABC transporter ATP-binding protein; the encoded protein is MAVIEVADLTKDYGSVLGVDSLSFTVEEGEVFGFLGPNGAGKTTTIRTLLGLLAPTSGTATVLGADVRDEAALLEAKRRVGYLPAHLGFDEDVTGERVLDYHASIKGDGRRDELLEIFTPPVDRPIREYSTGNERMLGIVQAFMHDPDLVIMDEPTAGLDPLKQEAFNEFVGAERERGTTIFFSSHVLSEVRRICDRVGILREGRLVGLEDVETLLDRGGKRVRVQTADGASSGLTSLDGVIDVSTFADGVQFIYTGDYNTLLRKLASYDVREVEISEPPLEGVFMHYYGADGPETTGREVTSDA
- a CDS encoding TetR/AcrR family transcriptional regulator, whose amino-acid sequence is MHGFSDEERERIRKELVEVGREKILAYGLKKTNVEDITEPVGIAKSSFYLFFDSKAELYLEIMRREVDELTESLENELDGIDDPREGFERLCWCYKAFVENNPLVQQLFRDDSYRMFRDNVSPERLAEIEREGVAEVVPYVEFFQERSDGLLAECDPVTVLGVLGTIELLALHREDYEEYDDEYYERVQELLITTLTRGLTVERTE
- a CDS encoding HIT family protein, yielding MSTIFSQIVAGEIPARVVYEDETTYAFLDANPLAPGHTLVIPKDEYERLNDVPDDVATDLYATVHRLVPAVEAAVDADASTVAFNNGEAAGQEVPHVHCHIVPRFEGDGGGPIHAVAGDRPDLADDELDDIAADVESRV
- a CDS encoding ABC transporter permease subunit gives rise to the protein MLETARYEASRRVRGTAVLTAALSLYVAFIAWYFTVLEGVDYDQMLESMPPALMDAFGIETMATIEGFLGSQIYNFVWLLGLGLYFAYAGGGLVANDVERERMDLLLSFPVSRSRLLVEKVAALLLPLVALNVVVGVVTYALVLAIGETIDPAHLALVHLLSIPYLLVCAAIGVVCSVLVDRAAVAERAAIGLVFALFLVESVVGGASDFERIQYVSPTYYYEPTPILIDGAYDLVDTGVLLAIFAVLLLVGRLLFRRRDI
- the fer gene encoding ferredoxin Fer — its product is MPTVEYLNYEVLDDQGWDMDDDNLFEQAADAGLDEEDYGTLDVAEGEYILEAAEAQGYDWPFSCRAGACANCAAIVFEGEIDMDMQQILSDEEVEERNVRLTCIGSAETDEVKIVYNAKHLDYLQNRVI
- a CDS encoding A24 family peptidase; translation: MPLAGVSATGPDVLRLVALPVFAWVAVRDVKTRRVSSAVWIPLAILGTVLLAWDGWAAWNAGAYAWTYGFLVPATVSLGVVVPLAYCFWWFGGFGGADAKALFVLALLFPTVPRYAVGSVTLPAVTTPLGAFSFTVLTNAVLVGVAIPLALAVRNAAAGRFTPVMFVGWPVPWERVPTAHGKLLSAPDGRSRGGLDLDALRMYLRWRGLTLAAVRQHPDRFRDPATLPDEPNPPTDGAVTADVSGDGGTTLERTARETDGSETDREYDDPWGAEAFLADIDGTAYGTTPDELRDGLEALAAEERVWISPGMPFLVPVFVGLVIALLYGDLLVVTLL